From Mustela erminea isolate mMusErm1 chromosome 1, mMusErm1.Pri, whole genome shotgun sequence, a single genomic window includes:
- the TECR gene encoding very-long-chain enoyl-CoA reductase has translation MKHYEVEILDAKTREKLCFLDKVEPHATIAEIKNLFTKTHPQWYPARQSLRLDPKGKSLKDEDVLQKLPVGTTATLYFRDLGAQISWVTVFLTEYAGPLFIYLLFYFRVPFIYGHKYDFTSSRHTVVHLACICHSFHYVKRLLETLFVHRFSHGTMPLRNIFKNCTYYWGFAAWMAYYINHPLYTPPTYGAQQVKLALAIFVICQLGNFSIHMALRDLRPAGSKTRKIPYPTKNPFTWLFLLVSCPNYTYEVGSWIGFAIMTQCLPVALFSLVGFTQMTIWAKGKHRSYLKEFRDYPPLRMPIIPFLL, from the exons ATGAAGCACTATGAG GTGGAGATTTTGGACGCAAAGACGCGGGAGAAGCTTTGCTTCCTGGACAAG GTGGAACCCCATGCCACCATTGCTGAGATCAAGAACCTTTTCACCAAGACCC ATCCACAGTGGTACCCTGCCCGACAGTCCCTCCGCTTGGACCCCA AGGGCAAGTCCCTGAAGGATGAGGATGTTCTACAAAAGCTGCCCGTGGGCACCACGGCCACACTCTACTTCCGGGACCTAGGGGCCCAGATCAGCTGGGTGACG GTCTTCCTGACCGAGTACGCAGGGCCCCTCTTCATCTACCTGCTCTTCTACTTCCGGGTGCCCTTCATCTATGGCCACAAATACGACTTCACGTCCAGCCGGCACACAGTGGTGCA CCTCGCCTGCATCTGCCACTCATTCCACTACGTCAAGCGTCTGCTGGAGACGCTCTTTGTGCACCGCTTCTCCCACGGCACCATGCCCTTGCGCAACATCTTCAAG AACTGCACCTACTACTGGGGCTTCGCTGCCTGGATGGCCTATTACATCAACCACCCTCTCTACACACCCCCCA CCTACGGAGCTCAGCAGGTGAAACTGGCGCTCGCCATCTTCGTG ATCTGCCAGCTTGGCAACTTCTCCATCCACATGGCTCTGCGGGACCTGCGGCCGGCTG GGTCCAAAACCAGGAAGATCCCTTACCCTACCAAGAACCCCTTCACCTGGCTCTTCCTGCTGGTGTCCTGTCCCAACTATACCTACGAG GTGGGGTCCTGGATTGGCTTTGCCATCATGACACAGTGTCTCCCAG TGGCGCTCTTCTCCCTGGTGGGCTTCACTCAGATGACCATCTGGGCCAAGGGCAAGCACCGCAGCTACCTGAAGGAGTTCCGAGACTACCCGCCCCTGCGCATGCCCATCATCCCCTTCCTGCTCTGA
- the NDUFB7 gene encoding NADH dehydrogenase [ubiquinone] 1 beta subcomplex subunit 7, with the protein MGAHLVRRYVADPSGEPDPQRMPTFPPDYGFPGRKEREMVATQQQMNDAQLVLQQRDYCAHYLIRLLKCKRDSFPNFLACKHEQHDWEYCEHLDYVMRMKEYERERRLLQRKKRREQREADVARGQGSGEVAPEVAL; encoded by the exons ATGGGGGCGCATCTGGTCCGGCGTTATGTGGCCGATCCATCGGGGGAGCCCGACCCCCAACGGATGCCCACCTTCCCCCCCGACTACGGCTTCCCGGGGCGCAAGGAGCGCG AGATGGTGGCCACCCAGCAGCAGATGAACGACGCACAGCTGGTGCTGCAGCAGCGGGACTACTGCGCCCACTACCTCATCCGGCTGCTCAAGTGCAAGCGCGACAGCTTCCCCAACTTCCTGGCCTGCAAGCACGAGCAGCACGACTGGGAATACTGCGAGCACCTCGA CTACGTGATGCGCATGAAGGAGTATGAGCGGGAACGTAGGCTGCTCCAGCGGAAGAAGCGGcgagagcagagggaggcagatGTGGCCCGAGGCCAGGGGTCCGGTGAGGTGGCCCCTGAGGTCGCCCTGTAG